The Streptomyces venezuelae genomic interval GACGTCCAGGGCGTCCTTGACGTGCAGATAGCCGAGGATCCTGCGCTCCGAGTCGACCACCGGGAAACGCGAGTAGCCCGTCGACGCCGACAGCGCCTCCAGCTCCTCGGGAGTGGTGCCGACCTGTGCGTACACGACCTTCTCCGCGGGCATCACGACGTCCCGCACCGGGCGGCGGCCCAGCTCGAGGGCGTCGTGCAGCCGCTCGGCCGCCCGGTCGTCCAGGAGCCCGGCATGACCCGCGTCGGTGACCATGCGGGCCAGCTCGTCGTCCGAGAACGTCGCCGCGACCTCGTCCTTGACCTCCACCCGCAACAGCTTGAGCAGCGCGTTGGCGAAGGCGTTGATCGTGAAGATCACCGGCCGCAGCGCCCGCGCGAGCGTCACCAGGGGAGGGCCGAGGATCAGCGCGGTGCGCGTCGGCTCGGCGAGCGCGATGTTCTTCGGGACCATCTCGCCGAGCAGCATGTGCAGGTACGTGGCCAGGCTCAGCGCGATCACGAACGAGATGGGGTGCACCAGGCCGTGCGGCACGCCCACCGCGTCGAAGACCGGCTCCAGGAGATGCGCGATGGCCGGCTCGGCGACGATGCCGAGGACCAGGGTGCAGAGCGTGATGCCGAGCTGCGCCGCCGCGAGCAGCGCGGAGACGTGCTCCAGGCCCCAGATGACGCTGCGCGCCCGCCGGTTCCCGGCCTCGGCCAGCGGCTCGACCTGACTGCGGCGGACCGAGATCAGGGCGAACTCGGCGCCGACGAAGAACGCGTTGACGACCAGGGTCAGCAGACCGATCAACAGCTGGATGACGATCATCGGCCGGCCTCCCCGGTCTCGTCGGAGTCGTGGGGGGCGCCGTGCGCGGGGGCGTGCAGCAGCACGCGCGCCGCGCGCCGCCCGGAGGCGTCCACGACGTCCAGCCGCCAGCCCGCCAGCTCCACGGTGTCGCCGACGGCCGGGATGCGTCCCAGCTCGTTGGCGACGACACCCGCGAGCGTCTCGTACGGGCCGTCCGGCACCCGGAGGCCGATAGCCCCCACCTGGTCCGTACGGGCGGCGCCGTCGGCGGACCACAGCTCGCGGCCGTCCGCGTCCTCGCCCGCCCGTGCCAGGTCGGGCGTCTCGTGCGGGTCGTGCTCGTCGCGGACCTCGCCGACGACCTCCTCGACGATGTCCTCCAGGGTCACGACCCCGGCCGTGCCGCCGTACTCGTCGATGACGACGGCCATCGTCTGCTTGCCGGAGAGCCGGTCGAGGAGCCGGTCCACGGTCAGGGTCTCCGGGACGAGCAGCGGCTCGCGCACCATCTCGCCGATCCGGCGGCGCGCCCGCTCGCCGGCCGGTATGGCCAGCACGTCCTTGATGTGCGCGATGCCGACGACCGAGTCGAGGCTGCCCCGGTAGACGGGGAAGCGGGAGAGCCCGGTCGCGCGGGTCGCGTTCGCCACGTCCTCGGCGGTGGCCTGCACCTCCAGGGCGGTGACCTGGACGCGGGGCGTCATCACGTTCTCGGCGGTCAGCTCGGCCAGGTTGAGCGTACGGACGAACAGCTCGGCCGTGTCCGCCTCCAGCGCGCCCTCCTTCGCGGAGTGCCGGGCGAGCGCCACGAGCTCCTGCGGGGAGCGCGCGGAGGCCAGCTCCTCGGTCGGCTCCATGCCGAGCCGGCGCAGGATCCGGTTCGCGGTGTTGTTGAGGTGGCTGATCAGCGGCTTGAAGGCGGCCGTGAACACCCGCTGCGGGGTCGCCACCACCTTCGCGATCGCGAGGGGTGAGGAGATCGCCCAGTTCTTCGGGACCAGCTCGCCGACGACCATCAGGACGACGGTCGACAGGGCGGTGCCGATGACGAGGGCGACCGAGGAGGCCACCGTGGGCGAGAGGCCGAGGGCCTCGACCGGGCCCTTGATCAGCTTGGCGACCGAGGGCTCGGCGAGCATGCCGACGACCAGGTTGGTGACGGTGATGCCGAGCTGGGCGCCGGAGAGCTGGAAGGTCAGCGACCGGACGGCCTTGAGGGCGCTCGCCGCGCCGCGCTCGCCGCGCTCGGCGGCGGCTTCGAGCTCGCCGCGCTCGACGGTCGTGAGCGAGAACTCGGCCGCGACGAAGGCGCCGCACGCGAGCGAGAGCAGGAGCGCCAGCACGAGCAGAAGCACTTCGGTCATCGGTTCACCTCCGTCCCATGATCAGCCAGAGGGGAGAGGATCGCTCGATGTCGGAACGTGGAACCAGTGCTACTGGGAGGCTCGCCCATGGGCGGACGCTCACACCTTTCGGTCGTCGGGATGAAGGACCATGGTAAAGGACGGGCAAAGCGGCGTCATGATCAGCCGTCGGTGAGCCTGGCCCGCCCGCCGCCGACCAGCCTGCGACGGGCTTCCTCCGCCCGCCGTGGATCAGCTCCGGAGAGGCTTCACCCACCGGCGCCAATGATCCTGGCGCTCGTACCCGGCGGCCGTCCAGAGCAGCCTGCCCGTCTCGTTCGCCTCCAGGACCATCGCGTCCACCCGTCGCCCGCCGAGCGCGGCGAACCGCTCGTCGGCCGCGCGCAGCAGCGCGGTGGAGATGCCGCGGCGACGGTGGGAGGGCAGCACGGCGAGCCGGTAGAGGGAGGCGCGCCAGCCGTCCCAGCCGGCGATCACGGAGCCCACGATCACCCCGTCGGCGACCGCGAGGATGAGCGCGTCCGGATCGCGCTCGACGAGCCGGGTCACCCCGAGCACGTCGTCCGAGACGGACGTCCCCTCGGCGGACTCCTTCCAGAAGGCCAGGACGGCGTCGGCCTCGTCGGGCCGGGCGGAACGAATCTGCGGATCAGTCATGGCCGGATCCCACCACGCGGATCGGAGCCCGTGCCACGGAGTTCCGGCGGGTGGGACACGCCGCTCACCGCCGGGCCGCGCCCAGTACGCACGGGGAGCTCGGCAGGCGCGGCCCGCGCTCCGGGAGGTCGAAGGAGCGGTACGGGCCGAGGGTGAAACCCGCCACCCCGATCTCCCCGATCGCGTCCCGCGAGGTGTGGCAGCCGCCGAAGAGCAGCGGCCAGACCGTGCGGTCCAGTCCCCGCTGTACGCGCGCGAGCCCGGGCGTCCCCGCCGCCACGTGCTCGAAGAAGCGGAGCTCACCGCCGGGCCGCACGACGCGCCGCACCTCCGCGAGAGCCCGCGGGACGCTCCGTACCGTGCAGAGCACGAGCGAGGCCACGGCCGCGTCGAAGACCCCGTCCTCCGCAGGCAGCGCCTCCGCCGTGCCCGGCCGGACGGTCACCGGCACGGGCGCTCGCCGTGCGGCCTCCTCGGCGAGCCGGCGCAGCCGGGGTTCCGGTTCGACGGCCACGACCTCCGTGACACCGGCCGGGTAGTGGGCGAAGTTCAGCCCGTTCCCCGCCCCGATCTCGACGACCCGGCCGGTGAGCCCGGAGAGCAGCTCCTCGCGCAGGGCGGCGAGCCCGCCGCGCGTCTCGGCCGACACGCTGACGCGGGCGTAGAAGCGCGCGAAGAGCGGGTGGTGGACCCGAGGACCCGGGGGAAGCGGAGGGGACGGCGGGGTCATCGGGCGCCCCTCACCCGGTCACGAAGCAGAACTCGTTGCCCTCCGGGTCCCGCATGACCTGGAAGGAGCCCTGCTCGTCCGCCACGAGTCCGCCGACACGGACCGCGCCGGCGGGCCCCGCCTCGGTGGCGGCCCGGTCCGGGTCCGCCACCTCCAGGTCGAGATGGACGCGGTTCTTCACCGACTTGCCCTCCGGCACACGCTGGAAGGCGAGCCGGACGAACTCCGGCGGGTCGACGTACGACCAGTCGCCGGAGCGGTCGACCGGATCACCGCCCAGCAGGCCCGCCCAGAAACGGACGAGGGCAGCCGGATCGGCACAGTCGAAGACGATCTCCTGAACGCGAGCACGCATGCGCCCAGAGTACGGAGTCCGCCCAGGATCGGCCCCCGAAGTCGGTCCGGATGCCGGCGGCGGGCTACGCCCGGAATCCGGCGGCAGGCCACGTCCGGATGCCGACGGCGGGCTAGGCCCGGAACTCCGCCGCGAACTGTGCCCCGAACGCCTCCGCGTCCCACGTCCCGCCGAGCACCGGCGCCAGCCAGTCGGCCGCCGCCGCGCGGAACTCCGCCGGGCCGAGCGAGCCCGAACCCTCCGGTACGGCCCCGAGCAGGGGCGCGCCCGCCGACTGCGGCAGGTCCGCCAGGTTGCAGCGGGCCGCCAGGTCCGGCGCGGCCGGCCAGCTGCCGACCACGACGCCGAGCTGCTCGATGCCGCGGGCCGCCAGTGCCTCTGCCGTCAGGGCCGTCGAGTTGAGCGTCCCGAGACCGGCAGGCACCACGCACAGGACGGGGGCGCCCACCAGCGCCGCCGCGTCGGCGAGCGTGCCGCCCTCCTCGTCGAAGCGGACGAGCAGCCCGCCCGCCCCCTCCACGAGCACCAGATCGTGCGAGGCGGCCAGCGCGGAAGCCGCCTCGGCCACCTGCCGGGGCCCGACCGGGGCGAGTCCGGCCCGCTTCGCGGCCGTGCCCGGAGCCAGCGGCTCCGGGAAGCGCCCCAGCTCGACCGAGGCCGCGGCGCCGGACAGCCGGACGACCTCGTCCGCGTCGCCCGTCTCGTCCGGCCCGACCCCGGTCTGCGCCGGCTTCAGGACCGCGACCGACCGGCCGGCGGCCGTGGCCAGGGCGGCCACCGCCGCGGTCACGACCGTCTTGCCGATCTCCGTCCCCGTACCGGAGACCACGACGATTCCCACCGCTGTCCTTGTCCTTCCGTCCGTCGTTCAGCCCGCCGCGGCGGCCGCGTGGACCCCCGCGCAGATCCGGGCCAGGTCCTCGTCACCGGTCACGTACGGGGGCATCGTGTAGATCAGGTCCCGGAACGGGCGCAGCCACACGCCGGCCCCGACCGCCGCCCGCGTGGCCGCCGCCATGTCGACGGCGTGGTCGAGCTGGACGACCCCGATCGCGCCGCACACGCGTACGTCCTTCACGCCCTGGAGGGCGGCGACCGGAGCGAGTCCGTCGCGCAGCCCCGCCTCGATGCGCTTGACGTCCACGGCCCAGTCCCGCGAGAGGAGCAGGTCGATCGAGGCGAGGGCCACCGCCGAGGCCAGCGGGTTCCCCATGAAGGTCGGCCCGTGGGCCAGGACCGGGACCTCGCCCCGGGAGATCCCGTCGGCGACCCGGCTCGTGCAGAGCGTCGCCGCCATCGACAGGTAGCCGCCGGTCAGCGCCTTGCCCACGCACATCACATCGGGGGAGACACCCGCCTGGTCCGCGGCGAAGAGCGTGCCCGTGCGGCCGAAGCCGGTCGCGATCTCGTCGAAGACGAGCAGGACGTCGTGCGCGTCGCAGGCCTCGCGCAGCACCTTCAGATACGCCGGGTCGTGGAAGCGCATCCCGCCCGCGCCCTGCACGACCGGCTCCACGATCACCGCGGCCAGCTCGTCCGCGTGCCGCGCGATCTCGGTCCGCAGCAGTTCCGCGTACGACTCCTCGTACGCGACCGGAGGGGCGTCCACGAACACCTGTTGCTGGAGCACCCCCGACCACAGCTCGTGCATCCCGCCCTGGGGGTCGCACACCGACATCGGCTGCCAGGTGTCCCCGTGGTACCCGCCGCGCCAGGTGAGCAGCCGCTGCTTGCCGGGCCGGCCGACCGAGCGCCAGTGCTGGAGGCACATCTTGACCGCGACCTCGACGGCGACCGAACCCGAGTCGCTGAGGAAGACGTGGCGCAGCGGCTCGGGGGTGATCTCGACGAGGCGCGCGGCGAGGCGTACGGCCGGCTCGTGGGTGAGCCCGCCGAACATGACGTGGCTCATCCGGTCGAGCTGGCCGCGCACCGCCTCGTTGAGCACGGGGTGGTTGTAGCCGTGGATCGCCGACCACCACGAGGACATGCCGTCGATCAACTCGTCCCGGCCCTCGGCGGGTTCGGCGAGCCGGAGCCGCACCCCGGACGCGGACGCGACGACCAGCGGGTCCGTACGGCCCGGCATGGGGCCGTACGGATGCCAGACGTGCGCCCGGTCCAGGGCGAGGAGTTCGTCGTTACGCATTCGGCGCCAGGTCCGTGCCGGCGCCCCGGCGGCGGACCGCCACCAGGTCGGTCCGCGCGGTGTTCGCCGCGGGGACCGCCTCGGGCGCCGCAGCCGCCTCGGCCGCCAAGGGCTCGGCCGCGGGTGCGGCGTGGCCCCCGCAGGGACCGCAGCCGCCGCCCGCGTGCGAACCGCAGCCGGCGCCCTCGGACGGGGCCTGCGAGCCGCAGCCCGCGCCCTCCGCCGAGCCGTGCGAACCGCAGCCGCCGGCCGCGGCGGCACCCGCCGCCGCGAGCGCGTCCGCCCGGTGCGCGGGCAGCGTCGTCGTGCCCGCGCCCTCCACCTCGAAGCCCGCGTCCGCGATCATGTCGAGGTCGGCCTGGCCGGCCTGGCCCTCGCTCGTCAGGTAGTCGCCGAGGAAGATCGAGTTCGCGATGTTCAGCGCCAGCGGCTGCATCGAGCGCAGGTGCACCTCACGGCCACCCGCGATCCGCACCTCGACGTCGGGGCAGACGAACCGCACCATCGCGAGGATCCGCAGGCAGCGCTGCGGGGTCAGGTTCCACTCCTTGGCGAGCGGCGTGCCCTCGAAGGGGATGAGGAAGTTGACCGGCACCGAGTCCGAGTCGAGCTCGCGCAGCGCGTACACGACGTCGACGAGGTCCTCGTCGGTCTCGCCCATGCCCGCGATCAGACCGGAGCAGGCCGACAGACCGGCGGCGTGCGCCTTCTGCACGGTGTCCACCCGGTCCGCGTACGTGTGGGTCTTGGTGATCCCCTCGTACGTCGCCTCGGAGGTGTTCAGGTTGTGGTTGTACGCGTCGGCGCCGGCGTCCCGCAGCCGCTCCGCCTGGCCGTCCGAGAGGAGACCGAGACAGGCGCACACCTCGATGCCCTCGTTCTGCTCCTTGATCGCCTCGATGGTCTTGCCGACCCGCTCGACGTCGCGGTCCGTCGGACCGCGCCCGCTCGCGACCAGGCAGACCCGCTTGGCCCCGCCCGCGACACCCGCGGCGGCGGCCTGGGACGCCTCGTCCGGCTTCAGCCACGTGTACTTGAGGATCTCGGCCTTGGAGCCGAGCCGCTGCGAACAGTACGAGCAGTCCTCGGGGCACAGCCCCGACTTCAGGTTGACCAGGTAGTTCAGCTTCACGCGCCGCCCGAACCACTGACGGCGCACCTTCCCGGCAGCCGCCACCACATCGAGCAGCTCGTCGTCGGAGGTCGCCAGTACGGCGAGCGCTTCTTCACGGGTCGGCAGCTCGCGCCGCAGCCCCTTCTCCACCAGCGTGTTCAGCAGGTCCATAAACGCTGATCCTTGCCTACCGCCCGCCCTCGGGCCAAGGAGGATCCGAACAAACGCCCCCGAACGAGGTGTGTGGATGACCACATCCCGACCTCGACGGACTCCGGTTAGGGTCTGTGGGCTGCCTACAAAAGGATCGCCGCATGCCACTGGCCGACGACGCCCGGGCCGAGGGCCCGCGCCGGACCGCGTTCGACTGGACCGACGCCGAGGCGCGCCGCAGGGCGGAAGCCGGTCTCGTCCGTACGCTGCGGCCCCGGGCCGCCGAGTCGGAGCTCCTCGACCTGGCGAGCAACGACTACCTCGGCCTCACCCGCCGTACGGAGGTCACCGAGGCGGCGGCCGAGGCGGCGAGGCGCTGGGGCGCGGGCGCCACCGGCTCCCGGCTCGTCACCGGAACGACCCGGCTGCACACCCGCCTGGAGCGCGAACTCGCCGACTTCTGCGGCTTCGAGGCGGCCCTCGTCTTCTCCTCCGGCTACGCCGCCAACCTGGCCGCGCTCACCGCACTCGGCGGCCGGGACTCGCTGATCGTCTCGGACGCCTCCAACCACGCCTCCATCGTGGACGGCTGCCGGCTCGCGCGCGCCGAGACGGCCGTCGTGCCGCACGCCGATCCCGAGGCCGTCGCCAAGACCCTGGAGGCGTGGCCGGCGCACCGGGCGCTCGTGGTCAGCGACTCCGTCTTCTCCGTCGACGGCGACAAGGCGCCCCTGCCGGAGCTCGCCGAGGCCTGCCGCGCCCACGGCGCGGGGTTCGTCGTCGACGACGCCCATGGCTTCGGCGTCCTCGGCGAGGGCGGCCGGGGAGCCCTGCACGAGGCCGGCCTCGCGGGCGACGAGGACGTCGTCGCCACGCTCACCCTCTCCAAGTCCCTGGGCAGCCAGGGCGGCGCGGTCCTCGGCCCGGCCCGTGTCATCGAGCACCTGGTGAACGCGGCGCGCACCTTCATCTTCGACACCGGGCTCGCCCCGGCGGCCGCGGGCGGCGCGCTCGCGAGCCTGCGTCTGATCGCGGCCGAACCGGCGCTGGCCGGGCGGGCGCGGACCGTCGCCACCACCCTGTACGAGCTCCTCACGGCGGCCGGACTGACCGCGGCGCGGCCGGACGCGGCCGTCGTCTCGGTGCGCGCCCCCTCACCCGAGGCGGCGCTGCGCTGGGCCGCGGACTGCCGCGAACAGGGCCTGGCGGTCGGGTGCTTCCGGCCCCCGTCCGTCCCGGACGGCATCTCGCGGCTGCGGCTCACGGCCCGTGCCGACCTGACGGACTCCGAAATCGAGCGGGCGGTGCGGACGATCCTGCGCACCGCGCCCGCCGCCGTCTGACCGTGTCGACTCCGCTGCCCAAGAGAGTTTCCGGGCAGCAGAGTTCACCGCTTCGGGCGATAGATGCGCACATATCGTGGTGGAACCCCGTACGGGGCGGCACGATCGGTGGCACTCTGACGCGAAGCGCAATCCGGGGTGGTGTCCCCGGCGGGAAAGGGACAGCGCCGCCATGGCAGACCATCAGGAAGTATCCGTCACTCTGCCGAGCGATCCCGCCTCGGTCCGCACGGCCCGCAGATACGTCGCGGACGTCCTGGGGGACTGGGGGCTCGACGGTGACGCGGAGATCGCGGACTCGATCCGGCTCATCATCTCGGAGCTGGCCACCAACGCCGTCCAGCACACCTTCGGTCAGTCGCCCACCTTTACGGTCGACCTCCGCCTGGAGCGGGAGGAGCGG includes:
- a CDS encoding class I SAM-dependent methyltransferase, whose amino-acid sequence is MTPPSPPLPPGPRVHHPLFARFYARVSVSAETRGGLAALREELLSGLTGRVVEIGAGNGLNFAHYPAGVTEVVAVEPEPRLRRLAEEAARRAPVPVTVRPGTAEALPAEDGVFDAAVASLVLCTVRSVPRALAEVRRVVRPGGELRFFEHVAAGTPGLARVQRGLDRTVWPLLFGGCHTSRDAIGEIGVAGFTLGPYRSFDLPERGPRLPSSPCVLGAARR
- a CDS encoding hemolysin family protein, with the protein product MTEVLLLVLALLLSLACGAFVAAEFSLTTVERGELEAAAERGERGAASALKAVRSLTFQLSGAQLGITVTNLVVGMLAEPSVAKLIKGPVEALGLSPTVASSVALVIGTALSTVVLMVVGELVPKNWAISSPLAIAKVVATPQRVFTAAFKPLISHLNNTANRILRRLGMEPTEELASARSPQELVALARHSAKEGALEADTAELFVRTLNLAELTAENVMTPRVQVTALEVQATAEDVANATRATGLSRFPVYRGSLDSVVGIAHIKDVLAIPAGERARRRIGEMVREPLLVPETLTVDRLLDRLSGKQTMAVVIDEYGGTAGVVTLEDIVEEVVGEVRDEHDPHETPDLARAGEDADGRELWSADGAARTDQVGAIGLRVPDGPYETLAGVVANELGRIPAVGDTVELAGWRLDVVDASGRRAARVLLHAPAHGAPHDSDETGEAGR
- the bioB gene encoding biotin synthase BioB — protein: MDLLNTLVEKGLRRELPTREEALAVLATSDDELLDVVAAAGKVRRQWFGRRVKLNYLVNLKSGLCPEDCSYCSQRLGSKAEILKYTWLKPDEASQAAAAGVAGGAKRVCLVASGRGPTDRDVERVGKTIEAIKEQNEGIEVCACLGLLSDGQAERLRDAGADAYNHNLNTSEATYEGITKTHTYADRVDTVQKAHAAGLSACSGLIAGMGETDEDLVDVVYALRELDSDSVPVNFLIPFEGTPLAKEWNLTPQRCLRILAMVRFVCPDVEVRIAGGREVHLRSMQPLALNIANSIFLGDYLTSEGQAGQADLDMIADAGFEVEGAGTTTLPAHRADALAAAGAAAAGGCGSHGSAEGAGCGSQAPSEGAGCGSHAGGGCGPCGGHAAPAAEPLAAEAAAAPEAVPAANTARTDLVAVRRRGAGTDLAPNA
- the bioD gene encoding dethiobiotin synthase; translation: MGIVVVSGTGTEIGKTVVTAAVAALATAAGRSVAVLKPAQTGVGPDETGDADEVVRLSGAAASVELGRFPEPLAPGTAAKRAGLAPVGPRQVAEAASALAASHDLVLVEGAGGLLVRFDEEGGTLADAAALVGAPVLCVVPAGLGTLNSTALTAEALAARGIEQLGVVVGSWPAAPDLAARCNLADLPQSAGAPLLGAVPEGSGSLGPAEFRAAAADWLAPVLGGTWDAEAFGAQFAAEFRA
- a CDS encoding 8-amino-7-oxononanoate synthase, encoding MPLADDARAEGPRRTAFDWTDAEARRRAEAGLVRTLRPRAAESELLDLASNDYLGLTRRTEVTEAAAEAARRWGAGATGSRLVTGTTRLHTRLERELADFCGFEAALVFSSGYAANLAALTALGGRDSLIVSDASNHASIVDGCRLARAETAVVPHADPEAVAKTLEAWPAHRALVVSDSVFSVDGDKAPLPELAEACRAHGAGFVVDDAHGFGVLGEGGRGALHEAGLAGDEDVVATLTLSKSLGSQGGAVLGPARVIEHLVNAARTFIFDTGLAPAAAGGALASLRLIAAEPALAGRARTVATTLYELLTAAGLTAARPDAAVVSVRAPSPEAALRWAADCREQGLAVGCFRPPSVPDGISRLRLTARADLTDSEIERAVRTILRTAPAAV
- a CDS encoding adenosylmethionine--8-amino-7-oxononanoate transaminase, which gives rise to MRNDELLALDRAHVWHPYGPMPGRTDPLVVASASGVRLRLAEPAEGRDELIDGMSSWWSAIHGYNHPVLNEAVRGQLDRMSHVMFGGLTHEPAVRLAARLVEITPEPLRHVFLSDSGSVAVEVAVKMCLQHWRSVGRPGKQRLLTWRGGYHGDTWQPMSVCDPQGGMHELWSGVLQQQVFVDAPPVAYEESYAELLRTEIARHADELAAVIVEPVVQGAGGMRFHDPAYLKVLREACDAHDVLLVFDEIATGFGRTGTLFAADQAGVSPDVMCVGKALTGGYLSMAATLCTSRVADGISRGEVPVLAHGPTFMGNPLASAVALASIDLLLSRDWAVDVKRIEAGLRDGLAPVAALQGVKDVRVCGAIGVVQLDHAVDMAAATRAAVGAGVWLRPFRDLIYTMPPYVTGDEDLARICAGVHAAAAAG
- a CDS encoding ATP-binding protein codes for the protein MADHQEVSVTLPSDPASVRTARRYVADVLGDWGLDGDAEIADSIRLIISELATNAVQHTFGQSPTFTVDLRLEREERLHIGVTDSHPRWPRRLPAAVQQDNGRGMVIIRVLAAEAGGRLSVTPTEEGGKTVWITLPWAMAPVSGSYH
- a CDS encoding GNAT family N-acetyltransferase produces the protein MTDPQIRSARPDEADAVLAFWKESAEGTSVSDDVLGVTRLVERDPDALILAVADGVIVGSVIAGWDGWRASLYRLAVLPSHRRRGISTALLRAADERFAALGGRRVDAMVLEANETGRLLWTAAGYERQDHWRRWVKPLRS
- a CDS encoding VOC family protein codes for the protein MRARVQEIVFDCADPAALVRFWAGLLGGDPVDRSGDWSYVDPPEFVRLAFQRVPEGKSVKNRVHLDLEVADPDRAATEAGPAGAVRVGGLVADEQGSFQVMRDPEGNEFCFVTG
- a CDS encoding hemolysin family protein encodes the protein MIVIQLLIGLLTLVVNAFFVGAEFALISVRRSQVEPLAEAGNRRARSVIWGLEHVSALLAAAQLGITLCTLVLGIVAEPAIAHLLEPVFDAVGVPHGLVHPISFVIALSLATYLHMLLGEMVPKNIALAEPTRTALILGPPLVTLARALRPVIFTINAFANALLKLLRVEVKDEVAATFSDDELARMVTDAGHAGLLDDRAAERLHDALELGRRPVRDVVMPAEKVVYAQVGTTPEELEALSASTGYSRFPVVDSERRILGYLHVKDALDVSPRDLPFPVTALRPIARVRAATPLDDVLTAMRRSRTHLAAVLDEDGKPAGLVTMEDVLRELVGRPAAP